Genomic DNA from Coregonus clupeaformis isolate EN_2021a chromosome 26, ASM2061545v1, whole genome shotgun sequence:
atagccaatttgaatttgtggtctgtatatttgatcatttcatttaaaataccatcagcaccacaggcctttttgggttggagagtgcaaagtctttccaataattcttgttctgtaattggggtatccacaggattctgatattctttgactgctgattcaaggatttgtaatttttcttgtatatcttgttgttctgggctctttgttatattgctgtagagatTTGCacagtgatttctccacatatccccattttggatagccaatttctcattatgaggtttgtttaatttattcaaattctcccagaagtggtttgattctatggattcctcaattacatccagctgatttctaatgtgctgttccttttttgttcttagggtgtgtttgtattacttcagtgtttccccatattgaaggcgtatatttttgttgtctgggtctctgtgtttttgattagatatatttctcaattactttcttagatttttgcaatcattatcaaaccattttttattatctattatttttggtttgctcttatgtttctttagattagccaaggaggctaatttgtcaaatataaagtttatgttccaaacaGCCAAATGTACACCTTCATtgctgtaggagaatgttaaggctaaaaagttgtccaggagagattgtattttttggctactaattgctttttggtagatttctgtactgtttgcactccatctataggcctgtttagtaccatgtaatttattgggccgtgatgcttcatggttgggttttGCTCTTCTCAGttacactgtgattttactgtggtctgagagaggtgttagtgggctgactgtgaaggctctgagagactctgggttgaggtcggtgttgaagtagtctacagtactgctgccaagggatgagctgtaggtgtacctaccaaaagagtcccctcttagcctaccattaactatgtacagacccagtgttcgacagagcttcaggagctgtactccattttagtttttcactttgtcatagttgtttctggggggggtatgtggggagggaaaggttgttgcttcccggtagatgtgtctagttcttctgctgttctagcattcaggtctccacagaccagcacattgccttgggcctgaaagtgactaatctccccctctagaatggagaaactcttcattgaagtagggtgactctgagggtGGAATGTATGTAGCACAGAGGAAGATgtttttatctgttaagatagcctccttgttgattttaAGCCAGAAGgaattctcctgttttgatcaattcgattgaattagttagttcagatttataccatattagcattccccctgagtctctgccctgtgtgattccttttaatttggtggatggtacgattatctccctatatcctagtggacagccagtggaaacatcacctctgcaccatgtttcctgtagtactacaatatcaacatcatcaatttctttaaggaagtctgggtttctgctctttagcccaaaagcagaggacttcaatccttgtaaattccaacatgcaacgtaaaaatatttcataactgttttttctttaccttcaaaatgagatgaacactcacaatccaacaagaaCTATTAAAATAGGATGTTTCAATTAACgtaaactcttattatgcaaatgtaatttgtttatcatttaagatagtatttgtgtcatgccacttgggtggatgtagtgtgaggatggtggagttcttgtgctcatcttaccatgacccacggcctatcacatgtgagcatagtagattcagcatttgtttgatgtcactcatttcgttggtgggagctgagccagttgctcctctcacagcttgtgcatagctctgcctgccgggctgtggctcctccaAGGGTGGGGggggtctgaagctgggctggggtggtctgtgctgcgctggCTGTGGTGGGCATTGAGATTGGTGGTGCTGTGGTCGTGGCTGTGGGGTCCAGGGTGCTGGTCCGGGGTGTTGTCTCGGTGATCTCGGGGGGGGTGGAGATGGCTCCGCTGTTCTTGGGTGGAGAGGTCGAGATGCGGTTTAAAGCGACATCCTTGAGAGTCTTAGCAAGGATGGggactgtctccctgtacaggtgaacatggtcatagagacagtccagatcgagggtgggatggtggaccaggtgtacattgggtcgcagggcacagtcccgggagaggctggcgttttattctttggattgtggcagggtggaagtccttcctctgtagaagggttgacaccacgatccttgagttggggaatattgcggaggccttctcaaccactccccgtagtgaagtcgccatcctctcctgctgagcacgcaggtcgttgcttccggtgtgtatgattatgtggctTGGTGACCCGAGCTGGGCCTTATCAAGCAGCGCCATGGCACTCTTGAGTTGTTGGGCACCACACCTTTCTCGTTTTGTGTCTAGGGAAAAGTGTATTCTCCTgaacaaacttcccatttgagtccatcaacaggacaatctcacccagtgtttcttctggactggagtgggtagagttggggctggtgggtgttggagctggggtgtggctggtctgtGTGAGTGCCGCTGTCAGTGGGAGGCTGTTCTGTGGGCTGGGGGAGGCGTGCAGCCggcagggctggggaggcctggctggttgaggtgggctcctctgctgtgtgagggcaggtcatagagtggtgatctagctgctcctgcagcctgttctctttctctcctgcagctcctctcttagtgtggtcagctcgttattactgctctgcctgtctttttggagctctctctcctcctttgttagatcagccagctctctcttgagtccgtctctctcttgctgaacttctttcagctgtgttgcaaggctgctgtcctgctctgtccgcaccttggttaggagctcctctaaggtgtggatgtctggttgctgtttgctctcactctccctgagcaggaccacctccccctccagtttggtgaactgatccctcatggcagccatggtggtgaggagggcctgagcctgctctgcactgaggggGTCGCTCTCCTCCTGGGGCGTGTCCTCCACTATGGTGGGAAGAGGTGCTGGATGTGCCTTTTTGGGTGGGAATAGTGGGGAtgagggtggtgctggtggagtttgtcttgtgggagggcatgtcactggtggtgtccttctctctctgctctctccttaatggtctgaaagtctgtttcaaacagcctaaggttaccttgcaccatgacagtcccagtcttgtagaggttgattgtTATCACGGTGCTGTCAGGGTCGTCTGTCTCTGACTTTCAGCTTCCACCCATTACAGATTCCCTCTTTCTTTATGGATGGGTAGTGAGAGCAGACTGCTGAGAGCCATGCATTTGGCTGGTCAGTGAGAAAGATGAGAttactcacatctctctctctctatctctctatctctctaggtGGGGACCAAGGGGTTCTGAACAGTTTCTTCAATACCTGGTCAACAGCAGACATTTCCAAACACCTGCCTTTTATCTACAACCTCAGCAGCATCGCTATATACACCTATCTACCAGCCTTCAAACAGTaggtacacacacatatatacacacacacatgctccagTGTTGTGTCACAGTAGAAGTTGTTTCACACTTTAGCTCCAAATCCCTGTCACtcaacagtgtgtgtgtcagagagagagagagtgactgatagacacagagacagagtgactgagagtgagtgaaagagagagtaaaagggtgagtgagagagaggatctGTTTTGTTGTTTATAAGGTAAGCCAAGCCAAGGTCAGTTGAAAGGGTGTCTGGTGTTGAGTTTCAAGAGAGGAGTGGCTCAGGCCTGCCCTCAAATAACACACACTGGTACTGCCGGCAAGCCCAAACCACAGTGTAGCTTtgtcacatacatacacactctcCTAGTTAAGCCTAATTTATTCTATAAGTACGCAACGCACGAAcgcacacttcacacacacacacactaagacttacaacctctggtgtgtgtgtttgtaggtacGGTCGTGAGGCTAAGGTGGTCCACTTCCTGGGGAAGGTGAAGCCGTGGAACTACTCCTATGACACCCAGACCGGGAAGGTCAAAGGTCATACCCTGACCCCTGGCTTGGGTGACCTGCACCCTGACTTCCTAGTTCAGTGGTGGAACCTCTACTCCTCTGGTGTCCTACCTGCTCTCAGAGACGCATATGGAGACGCACTGTTCTGCTCTGGCTGCACtgaggtactgtgtgtgtgtgtgtgtgtgtgagtttgactCACCCCTGGCCCATCTTCTCATAGTGGGTGTACTTCTTCTTGGGATCTCCAGGACTGACAATGGTTTCTGAATCTTGAAAGATGTATAATAACACTGGTGAGATATgttcagtgccttcggaaagtattcacacccgttgactttttccacgttttgttgtgttacaacctaaATTTAAAACAGATTAatttgagatgttgtgtcactggtctacacacaataccccataatatcaaagtggaatgatgtttaattttttacaaattaataaaaaatgaaaagttgaaatgtcttgagtcaaagtattcaaccactttgttatggcaagcctaaataagtgactgaacaagtcacataagttgcatggactcactctgtgtttaacatgatttttgaatgactacctcatctctgtaccccacacatacaatttatatgtaaggtccctcagtcgagcagtgaatttcaaaaacagattcaaccacaaagaacagggaggtttttaatgcctcgcaaagaaggtagatggttaaaaataaacagattgaatatccctttgagcatggtgaagttattaattacactttggatggtgtatcaatacacccagtcactacaaagatacaggcgtccttcctaactcagttgctggagaggaaggaaaccactcagggatttcatcatgagaataatggtgactttaaaacagttacggagtttaatggctgtgataggagaaaactgaggatggatcaacaaccttgtagttactccacaatactaacttaatttacaatgtgaaaagaaggaagcctgtaaagaataaaacatattccaaaacatgcattctgtttgcaataaggcattaaagtaaaactgctaaaaatgtgtcaaataaattaactttgtcctgaatacaaagcgttatgtttggggcaaatccaacacatcactgagtaccacgcttcatattttcaagcatggaggtggctgcatcatgttatgggtatgcttgtcatcggcaatgactagggttttttttaggataaaaagaaacggaatagagctaagcacaggcaaatcctaaaggggaaacctggttcagtctgcttgggataaaaattcacctttcagcaggacagtaacctaaaacacaaggccaagtatacattggagttgcttaccaagacgacattgaatgttcctgagtggcctagttagacagtttttgacttaaatcggcttgaaaatccatggcaagacttgaaaatagctgtctagcaatgatcaacaaccaacttgacagagcttaaagaatcTTTAAAGAatttgcaaatattgtacaatccaggtgtgcaaagctcttagacttatccagaaagactcacagctgtaatcgctgctaaagttGATTCTGacgtattgactcaggtgtgtgaatacttactTGTGTAAATTaaaatatttatgtatttcattttcgataaatttgctaacatttcaaaaaacacgttttcactttgtcattagggggtatggtgtgtagatgggtgaggaaaaaatcatttcaatccattttgaattcaggctgtaacaaccaaatttggaataagtcaaggggtatgaatactttctgaaggtttGAGGGGACTGTTGAAGGACAGTGTGTGAGTACAGTGTGTTCAGTGTAATCGTACAGAAGTTTAAGTACAGTATTTGCTGGTTTCAGTCGCTGatgatgatggtgtgtgtgtgttgaccctCTGTAGTGGCAGGTCGTTGACATGGTAacttctctccatgtctctcatGGATACTTTAAACAGGTAATCTAAGGGCATGTCTCAAATGCACTCTATGCCCTATGTAGTACAGTAATGATATTGCAGTAGGGTGATGATGTAGTCACCTATGTAGTACTATACTTTTGACACCCTAGTCCAACTCTAGTAACCGGCCGGCTGTGCTTATTGGAGTTGCCACGGTAACAGGAAGAAGCTGATTGGCTCTTCGCTCCCACTGACCCCGGCTCCTGCCCTTAGTTCTGTTTCTCTGTAGAGGAAGCTGCTGACCTCAGTGATGGCGACACGGTGCTCTGCTATTGGTCAACGCTTTGGGTTGAGGGGAAACGCTTCATGGCTGTCACTGTAGCCCTTGtattagtgagtatttctccatGTCTCAGATCGCTCATTTTGTTtgcctcccctgtctctccctccaccccctgtaGGATGAGGTCTGTGACAGTGTGGTTGAGATCATCCGCCCCCCGCCTCCCCCCCAGGCCCCCCAGGTGTCCagtgaggagaggaggcagcgATGGGAGGCGGGCCAGGCGGATTACATGGGAGCCGACTCCTTCGAAAGCATCCAGAAGAAACTAGACTGCTTCCTCAAGTAGAGGGCCAGAGGAGGGCATCCATTGGCAGGCCTGAGACACGTTATTCAGGGCGGGGATCAACTGCCAACCGACCAATCAGAAGAGAAAGCTGTAGAGCATGACGTATTGAAAAATAGTCCCAtcatgggtctctctctctctgttttctctcactgtgcgtgtgtatgtctgtgcgtgtgtatgtctgtgcgtgtgtgcgtgcgtctgtgtgtggCCTGGTCCTGCAGAAACAACCCCTGCAGAGACTGGTCCATTCAGTGTTTGAACACCAGTTTACTACACTATGCAGCCCCATACCACCACCTCAGCGCAGAAGCCTTGGTCAGTAAGTAATGACTCCGTAATAAACTCACTGTGACTCTGCCTCACCAAGTCCCATCCAGACCCCATGACTCTAACAGCTCTAACCCAGTTACTCAGTCAAGCCTGATAATGATAGAGATAGGGCAGTCGTGTAACTCTTTAAAGTATTCCGAGATGCATGGGTATGAAGTATTTTAGTCTATGAAAGGGAAGaatgtttattttgtttattattgtgtgtgagtgtaatattaaTAAAAGTTTGCATCCCAGtggttattttctctctctgtatgcGTGTTGTGCATGGTTGTTTCTGTATATTATGATTATTGTGAAGGAAGCACATTTCTAAAGTGTAAAACCCACCGTAGCACTTTCCTCTCCCAACTGGGAGAAGTTGTCATTTCGCCATGTCCTGTTTGTTGTCATCACATCCTGTTGGCGTCGTCACTTCCTGTTGGGTTTCATCACTTCCTGTGTAGTCTGACCAATTGCCTTACCGCCATCAGACTCTTATTACACAATTAGGCCTATCCTCATTGTCACCGTTCGCTGTTTACAGAAAACACTCCTCTGCTGCTGCCATACCCCCCCTCCACCTCTATTCCATTCAACCCTCCTACAGACTTACCTCCACGCTTCCCCTGCTCCActctactccctctcctccatcctcaacTTGCCACTCCCCCAACTCAATTCACCCCTCCTACAGCCCCACCTTGTCAATCCCCCCCTCCACCACCATTCTGCCTCCACCCTCCAACATCCCCACCCTGATGTCTCTTCCTCTCCCTGAAGTGTGTACCTTCACTCCCTCttgtggatttaaaaggaatGGACTGGTGTGAGGAAAATCCTATCAGAAATTATTTTAACATGGTGAAACCTCGTCCATGATTAATCCAATGCTTTAACATCCATGAAGGGGACTGAGTGAGCAAGTCAAGTGCACACAGGGGTACAGTAGAGaatcataacacacacacagcctattaTGATCTAGCCCACAAACGGCTCTATAGAGAAGTTTCCAAACGCTGTAAAGCCTTGTGTGTTCTGAACACACCCCAGTAGTTCTATCACTGTTTCTGTTCTCTGTAGAAGCCTAATAAAGGACTGGTGAAGAAGTCTGAATCTGTCTTTTTATTCTAGCTAtgtggctactactaacacagcCTAGCTACTAGTTCTACTGAACTGCGTGTGTGTGCATCGGAGCAGACTTTATCTCCCAGTGTGTTAAAGAATATTCTGTGACACCATAGTGTtcctatctgtgtgtgtgcgcgctcaaTGATGGTATTGAAATCATAACAAATGGTTCTGATTTTAGGTGCGCTCTGTTTCAGACCTGGGATAAATATAGTTTTTAAATGTGCTTTGTGGAAAGTAAAAATCTTTCCGGGGGAACAAATAGCTACTTTGGAGGTGACtacaactatttgaatacagattcCAAAAACTGACCACTTCTTAAAACGAAGTACAGACCTCAGAAAGTGACTATTTTTCAAAACTATTTCAATACGGATCTGATAAAGCAACtactttttttttacaaatattaGAATACAGATATCAGGAAGTGAGTCCTTTTCTGAAACTATTTGATTGGCTGCCTTCAACTAATGGCAGGGCTGAATCTGGAACGGCATGTTGaagatagaaatagaatgaatagagcaCACACAATTGCCCATACTATTCCAATCTATCTGACAGCATATTGGATCTATGCTTAGCCAAAACAACTTCTAAACACACACTATAACATCTTTAAATGGATAGTTTACTCAGAATACAAACTAACATGATTTTCAACCTACCTTGTCTGTAGTTGATTCAAGAAGGCAGTTTTGAGATATTTAGTTTCCTTTCGACACTTAATAGCCATATTTTGTTACTGTTAGCATTCTCAGTAACACTTAACATTAAACTGTTCTTGTGCCTGTGTAATAAAATTGTAATTACTTTTGGAGCAACATTTTATTAGGATGTTATTACATAATCCTTTGGTAATCACATTTGAATTGGATCGCAATGAGCTGAGAGTTTTTAACTACTGTACACAAGAGGAATAGTGTCTTCCTTATTCCACTTCTGTAATAACTCCATTATTATGCAATTAGAAAGACATTTCCAAAGTCCTACATAACAACAATGTTGCTATTGTAATAATCACAAAGTTAATACACATGTATAAGAAATTGATGGCACTCATTatgaaaatatatttgttattaGTCATTTTGAAGCTGCAAAAGTGGTTTTCTCTAATGTTGAGGGGGTTCCATGTCCTCCATGTATTTCAttctaggctataggctatattaAGAGTAATATCTAAGAGCCCTCCAAACCATGTGCTTATGCTACACTATGTAGTATATGTGATGAATACctggatagaatagtatatgtacagcaatagctGAATAGGAGGGCCTTGACGAGAATACAGAATGGGTAAAACATGGGTAAACAGTATTGtaaaagcagtatgtaaacattattaaagtgaccagtgttccgttattaaagtgaccagtgtgcATATGTACCGTccgcaactgcaccgtccgctaccgcagggctctccagagggtggtgcggtcagcccaacgcatcaccgggagcacactgcctgcccttcaggacatctacagcacccagtgttGTAGGAAGGCCAAGAACAttatcaaggacctcagccactcgAGTCACGGACTGTTCactccgctatcatccagaaggcgaggtcagtacaggtgcatcaaagctgggaccgagagactgaaaaacagcttctatctcaaggccatcagactgttaaatagaaatcactagctggcctccacccagtacccagcccagaacttagtcactgtcactagccggctaccacccagttactcatccctgcaccttagaggctgctgccacatagacatggaacactggtcactttaataatgtttacatagttttacccatttcatatgtatatactgtattctagtcaaggtctatcctatttaactattgctgtacatatactattctatcctacgtattcttcagatatactgcatattctatccacatactgtccataatgtctatacatcccatcacatatacagtaccagtcaaaagtttggatacacctactcattcaaggatttttctttattttactattttctacattgtagaataataataatgaagacgtcaaaactataaaataacacatatggaatcatgtagtaaccaaataagtgttaaacaaatcaaaatatattttatatttgagattcttcaaagtagccaccctttgccttgatgacggctttgcacactattggcattctctcaaccagcttcacctggaatgcttttccaacagtcttgaaggagttcccacatatgctgagcacttgttggctgcttttccttcactctgcagttcaACTCATCCCatacaatctcaattgggttgaggtcgggggattgtggaggccagatcatctgatgcagcactccatcactctccttcttggtcaaatagcccttacacagcctggaagtgtgttgggtcattgtcctgttgaaaaacaaatgattgtcccaccaatcccaaaccagatgagatggcgtatcgatgcagaatgctgtggtagccatgctggttaagtgtgccttgaattctaaataaatcacagacagtgtcaccagcaaagcaccatcacacctcctcctccatgcttcacggtgggaactacacatgcggagatcatctgttcacctacactgcatctcacaaagacacagcggttgtaaccaaaaatcttcaatttggactccagaccaaagataGATTTCCActggtttaatgtccattgctcgtgtttcttggcccaagtaagtctcttcttcttattgggttcctttagtagtggtttctttgcagcaattcaaccattaaggcctgattcacgcagtctactctgaacagttgatgttgagatgtgtctgttacttgaactctgtgaagcacttttttgggctgcaatttcggaggcttgtaactaatgaacttatcctctgcagcagaggtaactttgggtcttcctttcctgtggtggtcctcatgagagccaatttcatcatagcgcttgatggtttttgcgactgcccttgaagaaacgttcaaagttcttcacattttccggattgactgaccttcatgtcttaaagtaatgatgaactgtaatttatctttgattatttgagctgttcttgccataatatggacttggtcttttaccaaatagggctctcttctgtatactcccctccctaccttgtcacaatacaactgattggctgaaacgcaataagaaggaaagaaattccacaaattaacttttaagaaggcacacctgtaaattgaaatgcattcatgaatctggttgagagaatgccaatagtgtgcaaagctgtcatcaaggcaaagggtggctactttgaactttttcggttactacatgattccatatgtgttatttcatagttttgatgtcttcactattattctacaatgtaaaaaataaagaaaaacccttgaatgagtaggtgtgtccaaacttttgactggtactctatacagtgagggaaaaaagtatttgatcccctgctgattttgtacgtttgcccactgacaaagacatgatcagtctataattttaatggtaggtttatttgaacagtgagagacagaataacaacaacaaaatccagaaaaacgcatgtcaaaaatgttatcaattgatttgcattttaatgagtgtcacgagaatttctatctctaattcaacctaaacttgaatcattaccagcggttgtaaggctctggttttaatcataaatgattcaaggtccacaaccagcaagaatgatctgtatatttaatcatggagagctctggcgccaaaaaacatacatacagcttttatatcccttgacacacaaag
This window encodes:
- the gyg1a gene encoding glycogenin-1a is translated as MADQAYVTLATNDNYAKGAMVLGRSLRKNNTTKQLVVLIGPHVAEPCRAVLRSIYDEVSVVEILDSGDTVHLALMKRPDLGVTFTKLHCWTLTHYTKCVFMDADTLVLSNIDELFEREELSAAPDPGWPDCFNSGVFVFIPSNETYRSLMTHCTENGSFDGGDQGVLNSFFNTWSTADISKHLPFIYNLSSIAIYTYLPAFKQYGREAKVVHFLGKVKPWNYSYDTQTGKVKGHTLTPGLGDLHPDFLVQWWNLYSSGVLPALRDAYGDALFCSGCTEDEVCDSVVEIIRPPPPPQAPQVSSEERRQRWEAGQADYMGADSFESIQKKLDCFLK